The genomic stretch AACAAGTACGAAAGAGCCGTAGCCGGCTTCCAAATCCTGGATAGAATCGACAGACTCGAATTGCCTAAAAAAATCAAAGGGCGCAAACTTGCCGTCCAGGCGATGTTTGCACTCGCAAACGAAGAAGTTCAGTATAAATACGTAACTAAAGAAGAAAGAGCGATAACTGAAGCAGAAGCTCAAGGAAACGGAGCTACTTACTCCCAATTCAACGGACTATTCGAAGCTCCTCAAGCACCAATCGCAGAAGAAGATATGGAAGAAGATTTTATTCCAGAAGAAGCTGCGAAACCTCTTATGGACATGGAAGATGGTGAAGAGGGAGAATCCTACGACGAAGAGGAAGATGATTCCGATGACGACGAGGATGAAGAAGAGGAAGATGATGATGATTCCGACGACGATGAGGAAGAAGAAGACGAGGATTAAACAATCTTTCAGCTTGTCCGGCAATCCGACGGTTCCCTGAATTTGAAGGAGGAAAATTCCTCCTTTCATCTACATTCCACACAAAATCCAATCAAAGAGGGAGAGAGAATCTCCCTTTCTATTCCTTCCCCCCTACAAAAAGACGAATTCCTGGTGATCATCGGGGTTGGCTGCGGGTATCATACGATTTCTTATTTGAAATCTGTCGAAGATACGACAAAAATCCTACTGCTTGAACCATTTTCCGAACTAGAAGCCCTAGTTGGGGCCGAACTAAAGGAAAAATTAGGTGGGGTCCCTATCTATTACGGCTGGGAGAAGTTTGAGAAATTAAATAGATCCGACTGGATGCCTTCTTCCACCAAGAATCTGCGAATTTTCATTCATCCGAATTATTCTAGACGTTATCCTGAATTGAGCGATAGGATCCTCTCCTTTTTCTCAAAAAAAGAATCCGTTTCTCAAAACAAACTCGCGAAGCAGGAATTCGGAAGACTCTGGGTCAGAAACTTCTTCAAACATATGAAAAAATCTTCTGAAAATCCGAATTTGTATCGTATATTGGGCCGTTCTATCACTCCAAAGTCCGGAAGGATCGGATGTTTTGTAGGAGCTTCGCCAAATCTAGAATCGGAGATCGATTGGATTCGAAAGAATCGAGAAAAATTCTTCCTACTGAGTTCAGACACTGCACTTGGATATTTATTAGAAAATGATATCCAACCTCATGGAGTACTATCTATAGACAGTGGGCTTGGTACTTTCTATCATTTTCCGGAGAATGTTCCGGAGAATATTCCAATCTTCACTTGGTTTGGCGGAGCTTGTCGGATCTTCGACCTGAAAAACCCCAAAATCATCTATCTTTCCACCCACCCATTGGACCAGATCCTAGGAGCCAAATTTTATCCGAGGGCACCGATATTGGAAAACCCTAGTCTGAATGTAGCTGGTCTCGCGATCTCTCTACTCAGAACCTTAGGTGCAGAATCCGTTCTATTAAAAGGATTCGGGTTCGAGAGAGATGCAGGAAAAACTCACTGCAGGTCTACTGGTTACGAAAGATACGATAGATTTTTCATCGATCGTAGAAGAAGCTTATACAATTCGAGATATACGCCTGAATCTCGATGGAAAACAAGAACGAGTGTCCTAGAAATATTACAAAAATGGAGTCCTATCCCGATTCTTTCCGAAATCGATTCGAAACAAGAGACGTTCTCCGGCTGGGAAAATTCTCTAGAAAACTACCCTTCTTCTTTTCCCGGCTCTGGACAAGAATGGAGAAAGCTTTGTTCTGGAATTTCGGAACTTCCGAGTGAGATCCATGTCCTTCTCCCCAGAGAAACCAAACTCTTGGATCCGATAACCTAATTTCCGTCGAAGATACTACAAGAAGAAGATTCTACTACTTGACATTCCGGGAGAATTTTCCAAGACTCTCTAGTTCCGGGAAACCGGCCTACCTTTCGGTCAAGGATTATGAATAAAGGTTATATCATTTGTGTCGATGATGAAGTGTCGGTACTGGAAACTCTCCAGGAACAGCTTCACAACGAGTTCGGAAAAACTCATGAGATCGAAACCGCAAGAAGCGCCGAGGAGGCACTTGCCTTATTGGATGAAATCCAAGGTTCCGGTTATGTGATCGAAGTTATCATTACGGACCAGGTGATGCCCGGTATGAAAGGAGCCGATTTTCTGGAATCGGTCCACAAACGGTCTCCGGATTCGATCAAAATTCTGCTCACCGGTCAGGCCGGTTTGGATTCTGCCATCCACGCGATAAATTTCGGGGGATTGAGCAGATACGTGGAAAAACCATGGAACATAGAGGATCTAACCAGAGACATTCGATCTTTGATCGAAAAGTTCCGACAGAACCTGGAGAATCAACATTTAGTCAATGAGCTTAACAGAAGAATTAAGGAACTCGAAGAAGAAAACCGCAAACTACAGCAAACAGGCGAATAACCAGCTGAAAAATTTCCGCGTTTTTTCCAAAACCAAAAAAGGATTCATTTCCCTCGGAAGCATTTATGCCCTTTCGCTTGCCATTTGTTTTCTTTCCTTCAATCAAATTTCTTCCAAAGAAGCCCCACCTAAGCCTAAATATACGGAAGAACAGATTCGCAAAAAGAAAGAAATTCTCTACCAGATCCTAAAATACGGGACCACAAAAGAAAGAGCTAGTGCCCTAAGAGAACTCGAAGATTTTCCAAAAGAAGAAGCAGGAGAATTATACGATCAGGTTGGAGTGATCCTTTCCAAGGACCCTGATTGGTCTATGAAGATCTATGCACTTCGAATTTCCGGAATTCTAAAACTCACCCAATTCGAAGATAAGATCATCGCATTATTAAAATATGACCAACAAGACGTCCAAAAGGAAGCGGTCTATGTAGTCAAAAAACTCAAATTTGATTCTGGAATTCCTGTTTTGACGGAACTACTCAAAAGCCAGGACTTCACTAAAAATACGAATTTTCTAATCGCACTCATCGAAACCTTGGCAGAATTTCCTCAGGCAAATGAAGCATTCTCCGTATTAGAAGCAAGGTTCCAGGAGAAGTTTAACGATCCGGAAGTAAGAGCCCAGATCGCACTCTATTTCGGAAAAGTCAAAAAGTCATCGATCGAGAATGTCCTGATCGCAACAGTAAAAGACGAAAAAGAACCGATTACACTTCGAGCCTATTCGGTAAATGCTCTAGGAAAAATCAAATCGGAAGCTGCAATCACTCCACTTAGAGAACTTCTGGAAAAAATCCGTGCATTAAAATCCAAAACCGATATCCAGGATTACCAAGCACTGAAGATACATACGATCACTGCCCTCGTTTCCTTAGGCGATAAGGAAATTATAGAAGAATTATATTCGTTTGCAAGAGACGACGATGCAATGGTTCGACTTCGCGCCATCAAACATTTGGCGGAAACGGAAGACCCGGCAGTTATCGAAATTTTAGAATATAAGGCACAAAGGGATCCTAGTGAAAAAGTAAAACGCGCTGCTCAAAACGCGTTAGATCAACTTCGCAAAAAACTAGATCCTAATTTTGTACCTACAAACACAGACAAACCCGCAAAGGATACCAGCACACGAAAAGCTGGTGGATCCAGCTCCAGTTCTTCTTCCAGAAGATCCAGACCGGGTAGCGGAACTAGTGGTGGAGAAGGTTCTAATCCAGTTCCATTAAGCGGAGAAGGTAGCTCTTCTTCTGGTGGTGGAGGATCTTCCAGTTCCGGAGGTTCTTCTGGAGGAGGAAAACCGGGTGGCGGAGAGTCAGAGGACCTGGAAAACGAATAGTATGAAACAAATCCTTCTCCTATCCATAATCCTTTGTTTGATACCTACATCGGATGGGAGAAGATTAGATGCAGAACCTGCAGGAAACACTTACCGAGGCACCATCACTCTACAAGAACCAAGAGCGCTGGATATAAAGGAAACCTTAACAGATTCTTCGCCCAATTATCCGGAAACAATCAAACTATATTACCAAGGTTTAAAGGAAAACTACGTAGTATTCTACGATTGGAACGGACATACTTTATATTATAAATACAGAGATAATAAATTTGATAGAAGATTAAGAAAATATGTTTCTAGATTGGCAGCCGGAGCACCTTACGAGGTCACGGGAGAATACCAAGGAGTATTCGTATTCGAGAATAAAACCATTCGAAGATTCAAAAAAAAAGGAGAAGATACACTTGCTGATAAAAAAGAAAAACAATCGATCCCGGTATTCCAACTAGTCAAATACAGAGAATTGATCTTAGAGGAAATCATCTTTTGATCCGTCTTCCCTTCTCTAAAATTCTTCCGTTCTTATTCATTCTCACCAGCATATCCATAGATTCTGTTCCCTTAGATCCTGACCAAAAAGTCTATCAACCGGGAGAAATATTCGCAGAAGATTTTATCCGAATCGATTTCCCGGAAAAAGCGCTCGTCCGCACCGAATCCAGAAAACGCTGGAGAGCGGTTCCACTCAAAGACAGGCCCTGGCTTGCCGTCTGGAGAAAACTGGACCGAGTCGGAGAGGAAACCCTAGAAACCAAGGTATTGGAAGCAGTCTTTCCGGATACTACACCTGAAAAGTTCAGCATCTATAAGACGGAGATCTTACGCTGGTCCAAAGAAGACAATTCAGGAGGAAACCCGCTCCAACTTTATTTCTTTCTACTCCGAAAAGAGGACAAGGCCTACACATTCTACGTCGCATTTTATAAAGAACGCCAAGATCTGAAAGAATGGTTTTCGAATCCGAACCGTTACCTAAACCCACAATAAAATCGACTTGCTAGGAGGCGAGGTCCTCAAAAAATGGAGCCTCCGGGCCTATAGCTCAGTTGGTTAGAGCAGCAGACTCATAATCTGCGGGTCGAAGGTTCAAGTCCTTCTGGGCCCACATTACTTTCCCCTATTAATGCAATTACAGTTAGATCGGCCCAGAAGGGCTTGAAGCTTTCGAGCGAAAGTGTTTATAGCGACCCATAGGGAGCGTAAATAAACGCGTCCCGAGTCCATGGATGGATGAAGGCGCGAGAAAGACGCCGTGGAGCCAAGTCGAGCAGGATGCGAGACTGGGTAACGGCAAGTCCAATCCTTTTCCTTTGTTTGAGTCTCCGCGGCAGGGATACGCAGGGTATAGTCCGGGCAAAGCCCGGATGAGCGCGAATGCGCGAACCCGAAGTAGCCCAGTCCGAGCTATGCTCGGAGCCGCCCCTAACTTTCTTGTAGGAGCTCCAACACTTGCACAATTTACAAGTCCTACCCTCCTACTCCATGATCTAAATTCGTTCTCAAAAACCAATCTACTCCGAAATATAAAAAGATACTCCCTGCATAAAATAGAAGGAAGAAGACCCATTTCCACCTGGAGCCGTAACCCAAACCAAAGTAGATAAACACAAACACATTCAAAATATGTTGAATTCCAACAACTAGATAAAGCCAAAGAAATGCACGATCCAAATCACTGAGGTGTCCGTCGGGAAAACCAATAAGAGATCGTTCATAAAAGAAATATCCAGCAAGGAAAGTGGAGATACATCCTAGATAGATTGCAGTTGGTAAAATTCGTTTTTGGAATGCGTTCATATTCGTTCCCGAAATTTCGCGTGTAGTATCTTCGACGAGCTCACCAGAAACAAGACATAAACTCTTTTATGAGACAGAATAAGGTAAAGAATTCTTAATATTATGTCGTTAATATTAGTTTTTCCTAAAGCGGAAGCGATTAGAAACCAGTCTAATTTTTTTAGTTTTGCTTGCCCTCTCATTTGGGATAAGGTAAGTTGTGTCATAATCTTGGAATTAGTCAAAACTTTGACACAGTTTACGTTAGGAGATTCGGGATGATCCAAACAGTAGAGAAAATTTTTAGAGAATACTTCCCCATCCCGGAAGAAAGAAAGAAAACCATTCTTCTTGTAGAAGATGAAGCCATCATTGCACTCTCCGAAACTCAAAGATTAAAAAAGAATGGGTTCAGAGTGATCTCCGCTTCTTCCGCGGATGAAGCAGTTCAAATAGCGACTAACGATTATACGATCGATTTAGTTCTCATGGATATAGATCTAGGAAGAGAAGAAGACGGCACGGATGCCGCCGTCCGCATCCTAAAAACAAGGGACATCCCTATCGTATTCCTTTCCAGTCATACTGAACCGGAGATTGTAGACAAAACGGAAAAGATCACTTCTTACGGTTACGTGGTAAAAAATTCAGGAGAAACTGTTCTTATAGCTTCTATCAAGATGGCTTTCAAATTGTATGAGTCTCATCTTCGCCTAAAAAGAAGCGAAGAATCCTTAAAAGAAAACCAAGAACTTCTGAAAGCAACTTTAAGATCCATAGGAGACGGAGTTATTTCTACCGATGAGTTAGGCAATATTACGGATATGAACTATGTTGCAGAGACCTTAACCGGCTGGACTAGATCGGAAGCCATCGGAGAACCTATCGAAAGGGTTTTCAGAATTGTTAACGCGAGAACCAAAAGAAGAATGCGAAATTCTTTGGATATACTTACCCCTAAAGAAAAAAATATGGGCCTCGAAAACCAAGTATTACTTATTTCTAAATCCGGTTCTGAACATAGGGTCGCAGAAAGTTCAGCCCCCATCCTTTCTGAAAAAGGATACACCATTGGTTCCGTTTTGGTATTCAGAGATATCTCAAAAGAATATAGCCTACTGGAGAATATTAAAGAAAGTGAATCTAGATTTAAGATTGTAGCGAATGCTGCACCTGTTATGATCTGGGTTTCCGGACTAGATAAAAAATGTAATTGGTTCAACCAAACCTGGCTAAACTTTACCGGAAGAACCATGGAGCAAGAACTTGGTGATGGCTGGGCAGAAGGTGTACATCCAAACGATTTAGAAGAATGTATACAGATCTATTCCAGTCATTTCGACGAAAGACAACCTTTCAGCATGACCTACCGTATAAAAAACAAAAATGGGGACTGGAGATGGATCCAAGACAATGGTCTCCCGATCACTAACGAATCAGGAATTTTTACCGGCTTTATCGGTTCCTGCGTCGATATCACAGAAGCGAAAGAAGCTTTAGAAACCTTGGCAAAAGACCTTCACGAAAGAGAATATCTTTATAAGGAACTCCAACATAGGGTCAAAAACAGCATGAGTATGATCAGCTCTATCGTAGAGATAGAAGCATCCAGATCTTCAGATGCTAAGTTAGAAAATACTTTAGAAAATTTAGTAAATCGTATCCATTCTGTCGGAAATTTGTATGAGATGTTATATACTTCCGACAATTCCCATTCTGTACGACTAGATCGTTATATCCAAAAGATTACAGAAAATCTATTGAATGCTTTCCAAGAAAAAACGAATGGGATCGCTCTGCAATTGGATCTAAAAGATCTAGAAATAGATGTGAAAAGTGCAATTCCTCTCGGACTTATTTTAAATGAGCTAGTTACTAATATTTTCAAATATGCGTTTCCTAAAAAACAGGAAGGAAAAATTTCCATCCGACTTTTTAAGGAGGACTCTTGGGTAACTCTAGTTGTCTCAGACAATGGAGTGCCTTTTCCTAAAGGATTTCGTATGGATTATTCTCCAGGTTTAGGACTCCAACTTGTGAATATGTTAGTTGATCAGTTGAAAGGAAACATTCAATGGAAATTGAATGGAGAGAAAGAAGTTTCGATCCGATTCTGCAACAAAGAAGAACACTCCGATCAATTTTCATTCGTAAAATCTTAGAAATTTCTTCCAAATTTTTCCGAATTTCCTGCCAAAATTAGTCAGAATTCCAGATTGCCAACCTGCAGGGCGAATTGGAAACTTAAACTATGGACCAGACCCTAGCCCGAAAGGTCAACCCCAAGCCCCGCAGGAAAGGGGGCGGTTATGCGGTAGGTGCCGAAGACATCTATATCTTCCCACTTTCCGAAAGTACGAATTTATTTCTTCAAAAAGTTTGGACTGCATTCGTAAACAAGATGGTCTCCATGACCCTTCCGAATGGAAAACCTGTATTCCAGTATGCAATTTTTGAGGCGATCCAAGATAAAAATCTGAAGATCGTCGCATCTGCCACTCATTTCAGAATGAAACAGGTGACTGATAGAATCGGTCTCCAAAGTATCGAAGATTTTATTCGAAATACAATTCCGATCTCGATCCAGGATCCAGGAAATCTGTCCGCCAAATATTTGAGAGAAGCAATCCTCTCTGTGGAAAAAAAGGCAAGACCCGAAGTCTATTTCCATAGCTTGGACGATGATAGAGTCCATCCCAACTTAAAGCAGCTTCTTACTAAAACAATGAACTATGCCGCGGGAATTCCTTTATTCGTAAAAGGTTTTCCGATCGGTATGTTATGGGGTATCCGCAGGGATAATATGAGTCCCGAGCAGGAAGAAGAAGTCAGACAACAATTGTACAGTCTTTACGATGTAGTGGACTTTGTGATCTCCAAGGAGATGGGCCTAAAAGGAGATCCATATTATGCACGTAAGAATATAGAAAAGTCGGATCTCCATTCCAGGGCAAAACATCTCTTCTATACCAGGGGTTTCGGCCAAGATGAACCCGTCACAACTATAGTATTCGATTCTCATACCTACCAAAGATCTTATAGGCTTGATGCGAGTTTTCTCATTCCTTCCGGAGACGGATACTCTGTTAGTTTGAAACGTTTCGAACCGAAAGATAAGAATGATACCGGTAAAAACCTTCTTCTTATCCCTGGCTTCTTTTGCAGAAGGTCCGTAATGGACAAGGTGGCCAGAGAGTTATCACTCCGCCACGGTTATAGGGTTTTCTCCATGGATATGCGGGGAAGATCCAGAAGGACCCTTCCTCTTTTCGGAATCCGAGAAGGCTGGACTGTGGACGATTTTATCCAAGAGGACTTTCCAGCCGTTCTAAACTGGATCAAAGAGAATTTTCCGAATGAACAATTGGTGGTGGTCGGTCATAGTATGGGGGGAATGATCCCTCGCTTCTACTGCTCCGCATATGAAGAGATCGTAAAAAGAAAAACGAATCCTCTTGTTCCACTCACTCGTCCGGATGAATTTATCTCAGGAATTGTTTCCATCACCTCTCCGAATTTTGTGAGACTCCAGGCACAAATCCCAGGTTTGGACATTCTTAAAATGGGACTGAAGCTTGTTCCTTCTAAAACAATCTCTGATTTTCTTTTCGATCTGACTTCTTTCTCTCTGCAAACAACTCTTCCTACAGTAGACCTGAATAAATTTTTTAAATTTCTCTTAGGACTACATTCTTCTTTGAGAGCTGTATCTTTCGATCTGCATGCGAAAGTTGTAAACCTGAGAGACTTCGTGGGATACAAACAAATATCTCCTCCTGAATGGTATTTTCTGATCGAAGATATTTTCTGCGAAGAATCCACAAAAGTAGTTCTCCAGTTCCTCAGATCTCAATTGAGTCAGGACAGATCTTTTCTTTCCTACGACGGAACTTTGGATTATACCGCGCTCCAAAAAAATTTGCAGATCCCACTTTTTTCCGTTTTAGGTTCGGTGGACAAAGTGGTCCCGAGTGAAACAATCGAGAACGATCTTGCTGCACTTCCTCACAAAAAAAATAAGATTCTTTCTTACGAACAGGGTCACTTAGGTATCGTTTTCCACATGCCGGTCGTGAAGGAAATGTGCTCCGAAATTGACTCCTGGATCAAAGGATTGGACTCGACTTGATCCCTAGGTTTAGAACGCTTGACATTTCGGGAAACGAAAGATAGGTTCAAATACTAGGAAATGGATCTTTTGGAAGCGACCATATATAATATCTCTCTCACGAACGTGGGCTTTGCCGTATTTTTAAAGGCAAAAGACGATTCGGATCAGAGGGTCGTTCCGATTTTTATCGGTCCTCTTGAAACCCATTCCATCACTTCGGTTTTAGAAGGTACCAAACCTCCTAGACCAATGACCCATGATCTGATGACAATTCTACTCACCACTCTGGGAGTGCAGATCGTAAAGATCGCGATCGAAGAGATCATTGATAATACTTTCTACGCAAAAATCACTCTACGCAAAGATGAAGAACTGATCGTGCTCGACGCTAGACCAAGTGATTCTATCGCGCTCGCTCTCCGTGCTAACGCTCCGATTTATCTGGCAAAAAAGGTCATCGAAGAAGCAGGGATCGTAATGAAAGACGACGAGATTCCTGGGGAAACCATCGGAAAAGAAAAAATTTCCCAATTGCCAAAGTCTCAGTTGGAGATCCTACAAGACTCTTTGGACAATGCTCTAAAAGCGGAAGATTATGAAACGGCCGCAAAGATTAGGGACCAGATCCGTAAACTTCTGGAAAACCCCTCCTAATTTCTTTTCAAATTCGTAAAAAATCGAATTTTTCCCTTCGAACATACTGGACCTAAGTCCTTTCCTTCTGTATCCTTGGTTCCCTTGGAGCAGTAAACATGGAAAAATCTCTAATGGACATCCTAAACGCCGGAATCGCATTATTTCAATCCGGAGAAGATAAACTAAAACAAAGCCTTTCCGATCTGGACCATGCCTACCAGGACCTCAAGAGCAAGGGAGCCCAGAACCAATCGGAACAAGCAAATAGGCTTAGGGACCTGATCCAGAAAACTGTGGGCGACGCTCAGGATAAACTGCTGAACGCAAACGAAAGTTCCAAAGTAGTGATCAACCAGCTCAAAGAGAATTTCGAAAAAATTTCGGCACAAATCGATGAGTCTCTGCCGGAAGAATTTAAAGCAAAGGCTAAGTCAGCTATAGAAGAGCTGAAAAAGCTCACTAAAAAATAGAATTCGGAAAACTTGATAAAAGCTGTGGCTTAGAAAAATTCGGGACAAGGAAAGCGGGTCCCGGATACTAGGCCTGATCTTATTCAGGCCACTCGTAATGAGGAAACAATCCTTCATATTAATACTTACAGTCTTCATTGACATGATGGGATTTTCCCTCATCTTTCCTATCTTTCCGGAAACATTAAATCATTTCTTAGCTCAGGCAGGAGATCCTGTCTTAGATCTTTTGGCCGGTTGGACTTCCCGCATTTTGGACGGAAGAACAAGTGACTGGAAACTTTTCGTGGCTCTTTTCGGTGGGATCGTAGCGAGTTTATATTCTATTCTTCAATTTTTGTTCTCTCCTATTTGGGGAAAACTTTCAGACAGCACAGGGAGACGACCAGTTTTAGTTTTTACATGCACTGGAAGTTTTTTAGGATACCTTGTTTGGTTATTCTCCGGAAGTTTTTCCTTATTCGTTCTCTCCAGATTAATTACCGGTCTTATGGGTGGGAACGTTTCGGTGGCAACTGCTGCAATGGCTGACTCCACTTCGGAGCAGGATCGTACAAAAGGAATGGGAATGGTAGGAGCCGGAATCGGTCTTGGATTTATTGCGGGTCCTTCTATCGGGGGAATTTTAGCTCATACGGATCCTTCTTACCTTCTTCCTTTTTTACCCTTGGATAAGATGACAATCTTCCCTTCCGTTGCCTTAATGGCGACCGCTGCATCTTTCGTTAACTTGCTATTAATACTTTTCAGATTCAGAGAAACTCTTCCTCACAATTTGCGTAAAAAACCGGAAGGAAGAATCCATCCTGCTTTAGGAGTTTTTGATCTTGGCTCCAAAGAGATCATGTATTTGGGTTTTTTGAATTTATATTTTCTTCTATTCTTTTCCGGATTCGAATTCTCTTTGAACTTCTATCTGGATCAGTTTTTAGGTTATAAACCGGTAAGTATAGGTTATACTTTCGTTTATATCGGACTGATTATAGTATTCGTACAAGGTGGGATCATTCGCAGGATAAGCGGCAAGGTCGCTGAAAAAAAAGTAGGACTTCTCGCCTCCGTATTTCTGATATTAGGATTTTCTTTCTTATATTTTTCGAGTGCTTCCGTAATCGCTTCCGAACAATCCACATTCTTATTATTCGTGTCTTTGACATTCTTAGCAATGGGGAGCGCATTTTTAAATCCTACAGTCTCATCTATGGTATCCTTATTCTCTTCTCCAAGTGAACAGGGAAAAAATTTGGGAATTTTAAGAAGTTTAGGATCTTTCGGAAGAGGGATTTCGCCTATCTTATTCAGCGTAGTATATTCCCAAAAAGGACCTCAGATCTCTTTCTTGGTTTCAGGGATCTTAAGTTTTATATTCTTAGGTCTATTCCTGTTTGTAAAACAGCCTGTTACTAAGAATTAAAGAACTGCGTTTAACGCTTCTTTTAATCTATTAAAATGTAGGTTTTCGTCCAGTTTGGATCCATTTTCCAATCTAAGTAAAAATGTGTCTCTCACCTGACCTGAATCCGTTACGGCTTTAAAGGAAAGAATATCCACTCCGAATAAAAATAAGATCTGAGAAATCTCAAATAAGATACCGGTTCGGTCTTCCATTCTTAAATCCATCACCGTAGAATCGCTGATCTCAGAGTTGAATAGGAAAATTTCAGGAGCAGTCTCTACCTTGATTCTTAAACTCTCCATCTTTTCAGGGTGATTTGCCAGATAATTCATTACCGACATTCCGCCGTAAAACAACTCGTGAAGATCCGCGTGAATCGCATTTAAATGTTCGTCTGTCATAGGAGAACCATCGATACGTTTCACTATAAAGATGTCCTGGATATAACCATCCATGGAGGTTTCGGCAATGGCTTCTTCTATATTCCAACCATGAACATATAGAACTGCGGTAACCCTATAAATGATCCCTATCTCGTTTTTGGAAATATTGACCTTTAGGGCGTACGCTTCGCCCCTAGGGATACAGGAGAGATGTAGAGGTTTTCCAGGAGTTGTGATCATAGGATACCTTTAATGCTGAATTCCTGAACATTCTTATCCATTGGATTCCAGACTTTTGCATTCTACTGACTATACTGCAAAAGGCGTGCCTTTTTTATATGTTTATAATAAAAATAAGAGAAATGAACAGAGCCCGAGGCCTCCCCGGGCTGTTCATTTTAAGATAAGCTATTATTATACTACAAAGCGAACTTAATACCAATGTTCGCAGAATAGATCTTATCATCTGTAGCCATGGCTTCTGCCAATACTTTGAACATCAATATGTTCAATTCAAAACCACCGATGAAATAATTCATCTGAGTTCTGACATCGGCAGACCCGCTAGTCCGTAAGGATAGTGTACCACCTGCGTTACCATTCAACTGTTGGATAACTTGCGGAGGAAGACCCGAAGCATTTGGATCCAAAGCCAAGTATAGAGGCCCGCTTACGCCTAAATTCAATTTGGTATATCCGGTATTATTCGAGATACCAGCACCTGCAAATAAGGTTAAAAAATAGAAGAGTCTTACCCCTGTCCTAATATCTACAGGGACGGATTGTACCTTAGATTGATAAGCGAAGTTAACATCCGCGTCCCATCTACCCGTAGCAGGACCGAACGCGACCTTGACTGCATCCGATCCACTCGGTTGATAGTTCATATTAATCTCTTCCCATTTTCTGTGGAAGCCTATCCCTAAACTAATCCCAGTAAATCCAAAGAAGTCTAGTCTAGTATATCTTTCCCTTGCAATCTGGAATCTAACGGTCATTCCGAAACTGTTTACATTTCCAGACATGGACAAGTCTTTAGAAGTGGAATCGCTCAGAGATTTTATATCTCCATTGGCGATATTACCTTGGAAACCATGAGCATAAATATTGATTCTATGTAGGAAGGATCTGCCTGAATTTTTATTCTTTTCATCCGGATCCGCTTGGTCCGCAGGCCCCCGCCCAAGAAGCCATCCTAGATTCACACCTGCCATTGCTCCAGGGTTAATCGAAGCTCCTACATTCGGGAACTTAGGAATAGAAATATCACCGTATTGAAT from Leptospira neocaledonica encodes the following:
- a CDS encoding HEAT repeat domain-containing protein yields the protein MSLTEELRNSKKKTANYSKQANNQLKNFRVFSKTKKGFISLGSIYALSLAICFLSFNQISSKEAPPKPKYTEEQIRKKKEILYQILKYGTTKERASALRELEDFPKEEAGELYDQVGVILSKDPDWSMKIYALRISGILKLTQFEDKIIALLKYDQQDVQKEAVYVVKKLKFDSGIPVLTELLKSQDFTKNTNFLIALIETLAEFPQANEAFSVLEARFQEKFNDPEVRAQIALYFGKVKKSSIENVLIATVKDEKEPITLRAYSVNALGKIKSEAAITPLRELLEKIRALKSKTDIQDYQALKIHTITALVSLGDKEIIEELYSFARDDDAMVRLRAIKHLAETEDPAVIEILEYKAQRDPSEKVKRAAQNALDQLRKKLDPNFVPTNTDKPAKDTSTRKAGGSSSSSSSRRSRPGSGTSGGEGSNPVPLSGEGSSSSGGGGSSSSGGSSGGGKPGGGESEDLENE
- a CDS encoding 6-hydroxymethylpterin diphosphokinase MptE-like protein, coding for MKEENSSFHLHSTQNPIKEGERISLSIPSPLQKDEFLVIIGVGCGYHTISYLKSVEDTTKILLLEPFSELEALVGAELKEKLGGVPIYYGWEKFEKLNRSDWMPSSTKNLRIFIHPNYSRRYPELSDRILSFFSKKESVSQNKLAKQEFGRLWVRNFFKHMKKSSENPNLYRILGRSITPKSGRIGCFVGASPNLESEIDWIRKNREKFFLLSSDTALGYLLENDIQPHGVLSIDSGLGTFYHFPENVPENIPIFTWFGGACRIFDLKNPKIIYLSTHPLDQILGAKFYPRAPILENPSLNVAGLAISLLRTLGAESVLLKGFGFERDAGKTHCRSTGYERYDRFFIDRRRSLYNSRYTPESRWKTRTSVLEILQKWSPIPILSEIDSKQETFSGWENSLENYPSSFPGSGQEWRKLCSGISELPSEIHVLLPRETKLLDPIT
- a CDS encoding LIC_11959 family protein: MKQILLLSIILCLIPTSDGRRLDAEPAGNTYRGTITLQEPRALDIKETLTDSSPNYPETIKLYYQGLKENYVVFYDWNGHTLYYKYRDNKFDRRLRKYVSRLAAGAPYEVTGEYQGVFVFENKTIRRFKKKGEDTLADKKEKQSIPVFQLVKYRELILEEIIF
- a CDS encoding PAS domain S-box protein, whose amino-acid sequence is MIQTVEKIFREYFPIPEERKKTILLVEDEAIIALSETQRLKKNGFRVISASSADEAVQIATNDYTIDLVLMDIDLGREEDGTDAAVRILKTRDIPIVFLSSHTEPEIVDKTEKITSYGYVVKNSGETVLIASIKMAFKLYESHLRLKRSEESLKENQELLKATLRSIGDGVISTDELGNITDMNYVAETLTGWTRSEAIGEPIERVFRIVNARTKRRMRNSLDILTPKEKNMGLENQVLLISKSGSEHRVAESSAPILSEKGYTIGSVLVFRDISKEYSLLENIKESESRFKIVANAAPVMIWVSGLDKKCNWFNQTWLNFTGRTMEQELGDGWAEGVHPNDLEECIQIYSSHFDERQPFSMTYRIKNKNGDWRWIQDNGLPITNESGIFTGFIGSCVDITEAKEALETLAKDLHEREYLYKELQHRVKNSMSMISSIVEIEASRSSDAKLENTLENLVNRIHSVGNLYEMLYTSDNSHSVRLDRYIQKITENLLNAFQEKTNGIALQLDLKDLEIDVKSAIPLGLILNELVTNIFKYAFPKKQEGKISIRLFKEDSWVTLVVSDNGVPFPKGFRMDYSPGLGLQLVNMLVDQLKGNIQWKLNGEKEVSIRFCNKEEHSDQFSFVKS
- a CDS encoding DNA primase; its protein translation is MTQNQNSEFDIVTLIELAKKNKYERAVAGFQILDRIDRLELPKKIKGRKLAVQAMFALANEEVQYKYVTKEERAITEAEAQGNGATYSQFNGLFEAPQAPIAEEDMEEDFIPEEAAKPLMDMEDGEEGESYDEEEDDSDDDEDEEEEDDDDSDDDEEEEDED
- a CDS encoding response regulator is translated as MNKGYIICVDDEVSVLETLQEQLHNEFGKTHEIETARSAEEALALLDEIQGSGYVIEVIITDQVMPGMKGADFLESVHKRSPDSIKILLTGQAGLDSAIHAINFGGLSRYVEKPWNIEDLTRDIRSLIEKFRQNLENQHLVNELNRRIKELEEENRKLQQTGE